Proteins encoded together in one Acidimicrobiia bacterium window:
- a CDS encoding acyl-CoA dehydrogenase family protein, translated as MRLTFGPDVEAFRAELVTFLDEHAPAEALVGFDVADSGAEERDELIPAWSRTWQATLFDAGWMIPGYPPELGGRNATPVQTLVYLEEMARRRIPRSLHFPGYAIVAPSLLEFGDVQQQALVAPAIRGDTIWCIGMSEPNAGSDLAGLQTRAELDGDRFVVNGQKVWTSYAMVAEKCFVYVRTDPTVPKHQGISLLIVDMDTPGIEVRPLRHLSGAANFAEVFFTDVEVPAANLVGALNDGWRITQGSLAHERAGLWVEGVSRLEATVQALVDLATRRGLTGDAGVRRQLAALYEQAASLRALGYKGFASYAQGSSAPEHSYLKMATSELGKAAYELGMQLQGAHGATRDRERGEEDGRWVNLFFMSFANTIAGGSSEIQRNIIAQRVLGLPRS; from the coding sequence GTGCGCCTCACGTTCGGGCCCGACGTCGAGGCCTTCCGCGCCGAGCTCGTGACGTTCCTCGACGAGCACGCTCCCGCCGAGGCGCTCGTCGGCTTCGACGTGGCGGACAGCGGCGCCGAGGAGCGCGACGAGCTGATCCCCGCGTGGTCCCGGACCTGGCAGGCGACGCTCTTCGACGCCGGGTGGATGATCCCCGGCTACCCGCCCGAGCTCGGCGGGCGCAACGCCACCCCGGTGCAGACCCTCGTGTACCTCGAGGAGATGGCGCGCCGGCGGATCCCCCGCTCCCTCCACTTCCCGGGCTACGCGATCGTCGCCCCCAGCCTCCTCGAGTTCGGCGACGTCCAGCAGCAGGCGCTCGTGGCCCCCGCCATCCGCGGCGACACGATCTGGTGCATCGGCATGAGCGAGCCGAACGCCGGCTCCGACCTCGCCGGCCTCCAGACCCGGGCCGAGCTCGACGGGGATCGCTTCGTCGTCAACGGCCAGAAGGTGTGGACGAGCTACGCGATGGTGGCCGAGAAGTGCTTCGTCTACGTCCGCACCGACCCGACCGTGCCGAAGCACCAGGGCATCAGCCTCCTGATCGTCGACATGGACACGCCCGGCATCGAGGTGCGCCCCCTCCGCCACCTCAGCGGGGCCGCCAACTTCGCCGAGGTGTTCTTCACCGACGTCGAGGTCCCGGCCGCGAACCTGGTCGGGGCGCTCAACGACGGGTGGCGCATCACCCAGGGCTCGCTCGCCCACGAGCGGGCCGGGCTGTGGGTCGAAGGCGTCTCTCGGCTCGAGGCCACGGTGCAGGCGCTCGTCGACCTCGCGACCCGGCGCGGCCTGACCGGTGACGCCGGCGTGCGCCGCCAGCTCGCCGCCCTCTACGAGCAGGCGGCCTCGCTCCGCGCCCTCGGGTACAAGGGGTTCGCCAGCTACGCGCAGGGCTCCTCGGCCCCCGAGCACTCCTACCTGAAGATGGCGACCTCCGAGCTCGGCAAGGCCGCGTACGAGCTCGGGATGCAGCTCCAGGGCGCACACGGCGCCACTCGCGACCGCGAGCGCGGGGAGGAGGACGGACGCTGGGTGAACCTGTTCTTCATGAGCTTCGCGAACACGATCGCCGGCGGGAGCAGCGAGATCCAGCGCAACATCATCGCCCAGCGGGTGCTCGGGCTCCCGAGGTCCTAG
- a CDS encoding acyl-CoA dehydrogenase family protein codes for MDFTLSDEQQLLRDTARTLLAKECPTTLVRAHIEDPSVADPLWERLRDFAPLGRGPLTDLCLFVEETGFVAAPGPFFATTALFAPVLAATADPRQDAALAGEATGTVALAGADGVWRVNAEPVKCFVPELDRVEWVAVVAPGPTVTVVPTTGLPTRLLTTVDWSRRLFELDTRQLGASPVAVDPGALDAAVRRATVALAAELVGTARRMLDMALEYAKQRVQFDHPIGSFQAIQHRMADLSLAVERADAAVQYAAMTFDADDPEARRAAHVAKAAAGAAATGAAKDSMQVHGGIGYTWEHDLHLFIRRAYGAESWLGTTAWHHDQLAGLLLDR; via the coding sequence GTGGACTTCACCCTCTCGGACGAGCAGCAGCTGCTCCGTGACACGGCCCGCACGCTGCTGGCCAAGGAGTGCCCGACGACGCTCGTGCGCGCCCACATCGAGGACCCGTCGGTCGCCGATCCCCTCTGGGAGCGGCTCCGCGACTTCGCGCCGCTCGGGCGGGGGCCGCTCACCGACCTGTGCCTCTTCGTCGAGGAGACCGGCTTCGTGGCCGCACCCGGGCCGTTCTTCGCCACCACTGCGCTCTTCGCCCCCGTGCTGGCCGCCACCGCGGACCCGCGGCAGGACGCCGCGCTGGCCGGCGAGGCCACCGGCACGGTGGCGCTGGCGGGCGCCGACGGCGTGTGGCGGGTCAACGCCGAGCCGGTGAAGTGCTTCGTCCCCGAGCTCGACCGGGTCGAGTGGGTCGCCGTCGTCGCGCCCGGGCCGACGGTCACGGTCGTGCCGACCACCGGGCTGCCGACCCGGCTCCTGACCACGGTCGACTGGTCCCGTCGACTCTTCGAGCTCGACACGCGCCAGCTCGGGGCGTCGCCCGTCGCGGTCGACCCGGGCGCGCTCGACGCGGCCGTCCGCCGAGCCACGGTGGCCCTGGCGGCCGAGCTCGTCGGCACGGCCCGGCGCATGCTCGACATGGCGCTCGAGTACGCCAAGCAGCGGGTCCAGTTCGACCATCCCATCGGGTCGTTCCAGGCCATCCAGCACCGGATGGCGGACCTGTCGCTGGCGGTCGAGCGGGCCGACGCCGCGGTGCAGTACGCGGCCATGACCTTCGACGCCGACGACCCCGAGGCTCGACGGGCCGCGCACGTCGCCAAGGCCGCGGCCGGCGCGGCCGCCACCGGCGCCGCCAAGGACAGCATGCAGGTGCACGGCGGGATCGGGTACACGTGGGAGCACGACCTCCATCTCTTCATCCGCCGCGCCTACGGCGCCGAGTCGTGGCTCGGCACCACCGCCTGGCACCACGACCAGCTCGCCGGTCTCCTGCTCGATCGCTGA